From a single Jatrophihabitans sp. genomic region:
- a CDS encoding N-acetyltransferase → MTVRLPMSTVIEPERPADHGAVRALVLAAFSREPSVADLVELIRASPQYVPELALVARVAEEVAGFVMLSHAELVCDSGERRRVLTLSPLAVAPAMQGRGIGSALVPAGLEAAERLGEQLVLLEGSPRYYPRFGFRDCRALGIEISLPDWAPPDAGMACALPAYDGRARGRLVYPPAFAAVGAG, encoded by the coding sequence TTGACTGTTCGTCTGCCGATGAGCACGGTCATCGAGCCTGAGCGCCCGGCCGATCACGGAGCCGTCCGGGCGCTGGTCCTTGCCGCCTTTTCGCGGGAGCCGAGCGTCGCCGACCTGGTGGAGCTGATCCGAGCGTCGCCGCAGTACGTGCCCGAACTGGCACTGGTCGCCCGGGTGGCCGAAGAGGTCGCCGGCTTCGTGATGCTCAGCCATGCCGAGCTGGTCTGCGATTCCGGCGAGCGGCGCCGTGTTCTCACCCTGTCTCCTTTGGCGGTGGCGCCAGCGATGCAGGGCCGTGGCATCGGTTCTGCGCTGGTGCCGGCGGGACTCGAGGCGGCCGAGCGGCTGGGCGAGCAGCTGGTGCTTCTGGAGGGCAGCCCGCGGTACTACCCGAGGTTCGGCTTTCGCGACTGCCGCGCGCTCGGCATCGAGATCTCCCTTCCCGACTGGGCGCCGCCCGATGCCGGAATGGCGTGTGCCCTGCCCGCCTATGACGGGCGGGCACGCGGCCGGCTCGTCTACCCACCGGCCTTCGCCGCTGTCGGCGCCGGATGA
- a CDS encoding DUF222 domain-containing protein yields MEQLHSGAVSAELASSLNAVRVYLHSIADVLSRVSDADVLAELRELEVLRRRLAAVDHTLIAELDRRAIAGRLTMPTTSAVLQGLLRLSPHEAKRRVVAARACGPRHTLTGQPLPALRPALAAAQADGSVSTEHTEVILTTLNNLPTEVSVEDQALAEKHLVEAAAILRPREVAAVGRRILAHLHPDGALACEAEQHRRRGLTLLAETDGSYTVRGRLTATCGALLLATLTPRSAPQATDEAGPDPRSHPQRLHDALQDLAGVVVRRDELPDSGAPAQVIITMTADQLATRQGLAQTSFGQQLSVSEALALADEAAISLLLRDATGAVLAHGRAKRIATRTQTLALIARDGGCTFPGCDKPPEWCQRHHITAWADGGTTDLDNLTLVCGYHHREFTRGGWECRMADGQPRWIPPAWIDPTRTPRRNQRVNRQ; encoded by the coding sequence ATGGAACAGTTGCACAGCGGCGCGGTGTCGGCCGAGTTGGCCAGTTCACTCAATGCTGTGCGGGTATATCTTCACTCGATCGCTGACGTGCTGAGCCGAGTGTCTGATGCCGATGTGCTGGCTGAGCTGCGCGAGCTGGAGGTGCTGCGGCGTCGGCTGGCGGCCGTCGACCATACCCTCATCGCAGAGCTCGACCGCAGGGCGATCGCCGGCCGATTGACGATGCCCACCACCTCGGCTGTGTTGCAGGGACTGCTGCGGCTGTCACCGCACGAAGCCAAACGCCGCGTCGTAGCCGCCCGCGCCTGCGGCCCACGCCACACCCTGACCGGCCAGCCGTTGCCTGCGCTACGGCCGGCGCTGGCCGCCGCCCAGGCCGACGGCTCGGTCTCCACCGAGCACACCGAGGTCATCCTCACCACCCTGAACAACCTGCCGACCGAGGTCAGCGTCGAAGATCAGGCGCTGGCTGAGAAGCATCTCGTCGAGGCGGCAGCCATCCTGCGGCCGCGTGAAGTAGCCGCGGTCGGCCGGCGGATCCTGGCCCACCTGCACCCCGACGGCGCCCTGGCCTGCGAGGCGGAGCAGCACCGCCGCCGTGGTCTCACACTGCTAGCCGAGACCGACGGCAGCTACACCGTCCGCGGACGACTGACCGCGACCTGCGGCGCGCTGCTGCTTGCCACCCTCACGCCGCGCTCGGCGCCGCAGGCCACCGATGAGGCCGGCCCTGACCCGCGCAGCCATCCCCAACGGCTGCACGACGCCCTGCAGGACCTGGCCGGTGTCGTCGTCCGGCGCGATGAGCTACCCGATTCCGGGGCGCCGGCGCAGGTGATCATCACGATGACGGCCGACCAGCTCGCCACCCGGCAAGGCCTGGCCCAGACCAGCTTCGGGCAACAGCTGAGCGTGAGCGAGGCGCTCGCGTTGGCCGACGAGGCGGCGATCAGCCTGCTGCTGCGCGACGCCACCGGCGCGGTGCTGGCTCACGGGCGAGCCAAACGGATCGCCACCCGCACCCAAACCCTGGCCCTCATCGCCCGAGACGGCGGCTGCACCTTCCCCGGGTGCGACAAACCGCCCGAGTGGTGCCAACGCCACCACATCACCGCCTGGGCCGACGGCGGCACGACTGATCTGGACAACCTCACGCTGGTCTGCGGCTACCATCACCGAGAGTTCACCCGTGGCGGTTGGGAATGCCGGATGGCCGACGGCCAACCCCGCTGGATCCCGCCTGCCTGGATCGATCCGACCCGCACCCCCAGACGCAACCAGCGGGTCAACCGGCAGTGA